Proteins co-encoded in one Candidatus Ryanbacteria bacterium CG10_big_fil_rev_8_21_14_0_10_43_42 genomic window:
- the rpsQ gene encoding 30S ribosomal protein S17, translating to MEQTTYPKKLRGVVVSDRMEKTVVVRVTRLTKYPKYRKYYKVSKKFKAHDAENHYKVGDKVIIQETRPLSKDKSWRVTEKIN from the coding sequence ATGGAACAAACAACGTATCCTAAAAAATTGAGAGGCGTGGTGGTATCGGATCGGATGGAAAAAACCGTAGTTGTTCGTGTTACCCGTTTGACGAAATATCCAAAGTACCGAAAGTACTACAAGGTAAGTAAGAAGTTTAAAGCACATGATGCCGAAAACCATTATAAGGTCGGAGATAAGGTGATTATTCAAGAAACACGCCCATTGTCGAAAGATAAATCATGGCGGGTAACCGAAAAGATTAATTAA
- a CDS encoding 50S ribosomal protein L6: MPRLAVKPIKIPEGITISLSEGVLLVKGPKGELTRAIPSEVRVDIMDDTRELSVVLVENTKQGRSLVGTIYMLVRNMIYGVKDGFSKILDIEGVGYRAAMEGSDLVLALGFSHPVRFVPPEGIDITAEKNSIEVKGINKETVGQVAAIIRSYRPPEPYKGKGVRYRGEYIRRKAGKKTGVG; encoded by the coding sequence ATGCCACGATTAGCAGTAAAACCCATTAAAATTCCGGAAGGAATAACAATCTCTCTAAGTGAGGGCGTCCTTTTGGTGAAAGGACCTAAAGGAGAGCTTACGCGCGCCATTCCGTCGGAAGTGCGTGTGGATATTATGGATGACACACGTGAGCTTTCTGTGGTGTTGGTGGAAAACACAAAGCAGGGACGAAGCCTAGTAGGTACTATATATATGCTTGTACGCAATATGATATATGGGGTAAAAGACGGATTTTCAAAAATATTGGATATTGAGGGTGTCGGATACCGTGCCGCCATGGAAGGTAGCGACCTCGTTTTGGCGCTGGGCTTTTCTCATCCCGTTCGGTTTGTTCCACCCGAGGGTATTGATATAACGGCGGAAAAAAATTCCATTGAAGTAAAAGGTATTAACAAGGAAACGGTAGGTCAGGTAGCGGCCATTATTCGTAGTTATCGTCCGCCGGAACCGTATAAGGGGAAGGGTGTGCGATACAGGGGCGAATATATTCGCCGCAAAGCCGGTAAAAAGACGGGAGTAGGATAA
- a CDS encoding 50S ribosomal protein L14: MIQPETRLKVADNSGARIIQVFKILGGTRRRYARIGDVVVASVKIAEPRKAVKKKDIVRAVIVRQAQAFRRVDGSYIRFDDNAAVLVQDKEPRGGRIFGPIPRELRERGYMKIISLADEVV, translated from the coding sequence ATGATTCAGCCAGAAACACGATTAAAAGTTGCTGATAACTCGGGTGCTCGTATCATCCAGGTGTTTAAGATATTGGGAGGTACACGTCGGCGCTATGCCCGCATTGGGGATGTTGTGGTGGCATCAGTAAAGATAGCGGAGCCACGCAAGGCGGTAAAGAAAAAAGATATTGTGCGTGCGGTGATTGTTCGTCAAGCGCAGGCGTTTCGTCGCGTGGATGGATCATATATTCGGTTTGATGATAATGCCGCCGTACTCGTGCAGGATAAAGAGCCGCGTGGAGGGCGTATTTTCGGACCGATACCGCGGGAATTAAGAGAACGCGGGTATATGAAAATTATTTCTTTGGCAGATGAAGTAGTGTAA
- a CDS encoding 50S ribosomal protein L4, whose product MTYMETNVYNMEGKNIGTVALPEAVFGVAWNADLVHQAVVVQRSRARQNLAHTKGRGEVSGGGKKPWRQKGTGRARHGSSRSPIWSGGGVTHGPTKDTVYAKDITKTMRKKALLMSLSAKARDGEIIVMDTLTFPEGRTKHAAQTFTALRAEKHMAHIGKKGGRVLLALPTYDAATIRSMRNIPFVGSEEARNLHAKDILACKYVVLPKESLSVLTELATKKKERSESKE is encoded by the coding sequence ATGACATATATGGAAACCAACGTATACAACATGGAAGGCAAAAATATCGGCACGGTGGCGTTACCGGAGGCGGTATTTGGTGTTGCATGGAATGCGGATTTAGTACATCAGGCTGTTGTGGTACAGCGATCTCGCGCAAGGCAGAATTTGGCGCACACGAAGGGGCGCGGAGAGGTTTCCGGTGGCGGAAAAAAGCCGTGGCGCCAGAAGGGAACGGGGCGTGCGCGTCATGGGTCAAGCAGATCTCCTATTTGGTCTGGCGGAGGTGTTACGCATGGACCTACTAAAGACACGGTTTATGCCAAGGATATCACAAAAACAATGCGCAAGAAGGCTTTGCTTATGTCTCTTTCTGCAAAGGCTCGTGATGGAGAGATTATTGTAATGGACACATTAACATTTCCGGAGGGACGCACGAAACACGCCGCTCAAACGTTTACCGCGTTACGCGCAGAAAAGCACATGGCGCATATTGGAAAAAAGGGGGGCCGTGTTCTTTTGGCATTACCGACATACGATGCAGCGACTATTCGTTCAATGCGCAACATTCCTTTTGTGGGATCCGAAGAAGCACGCAATTTGCATGCGAAAGATATTTTGGCATGCAAATATGTGGTTCTTCCAAAAGAATCGCTTTCTGTGCTTACGGAATTAGCAACTAAGAAAAAAGAACGTTCGGAATCTAAGGAATAG
- a CDS encoding 30S ribosomal protein S8: MMVIDPIADMLVRIRNAQAVQKKTVTIPFSKFKGEVLRVMKEIGFVEDIVKRGRKTKRVAEVLLSYDAQGRGKINGATRVSKQSQRMYWKAEDMHPSRKGIAGTFIVSTSRGVMSSRVARQMSIGGEVICEVW; encoded by the coding sequence ATCATGGTAATAGACCCTATTGCAGACATGTTAGTACGCATACGCAATGCTCAAGCGGTGCAGAAAAAAACAGTAACCATTCCGTTTTCCAAGTTTAAGGGAGAAGTTTTGCGTGTGATGAAAGAAATTGGTTTTGTGGAGGATATCGTAAAGCGCGGACGAAAAACAAAGCGTGTTGCCGAAGTATTGCTTTCGTATGATGCTCAGGGGCGCGGAAAAATAAATGGAGCAACTCGCGTTAGTAAGCAAAGTCAGCGTATGTATTGGAAGGCGGAGGATATGCATCCATCACGGAAAGGTATTGCCGGTACGTTTATCGTATCAACATCCCGAGGCGTTATGTCTTCGCGGGTGGCCAGGCAGATGAGTATCGGAGGGGAGGTTATTTGCGAAGTATGGTAA
- a CDS encoding 50S ribosomal protein L24, with amino-acid sequence MRIKKGDNVLVIAGKERGKTGVVSRALPDDNTIIIEGLNTRKRHVKPRRAGQKGEIAEFSAPMHVSNIQLICHVCGKKTRIGYEIKGSEKRRVCKKCGA; translated from the coding sequence ATGAGAATCAAGAAAGGAGACAATGTATTGGTGATAGCGGGAAAAGAGCGTGGTAAAACGGGGGTTGTTAGTCGTGCATTGCCTGATGATAATACCATTATCATTGAAGGGCTTAATACAAGAAAACGTCATGTAAAACCCCGCCGTGCCGGACAAAAAGGGGAAATTGCCGAATTTTCGGCTCCTATGCATGTCTCGAATATTCAGCTTATCTGTCATGTGTGCGGTAAAAAAACCCGTATCGGTTATGAGATAAAAGGAAGTGAAAAACGGCGTGTATGTAAAAAATGCGGCGCCTAA
- a CDS encoding 50S ribosomal protein L22 codes for MKEAKAQLKYARISPQKMRLVVDAVRGSSLAAARTQLFLLPKKGAPILAKLLDSAVSNAKNAGLQEAGLFIKTIFVDPGPMFKRSLPRAHGRATVLRKRTSHIRLILGEKE; via the coding sequence ATGAAAGAAGCAAAAGCACAACTAAAATATGCACGCATATCACCGCAAAAAATGCGGTTGGTGGTTGATGCCGTACGCGGATCTTCGCTCGCGGCGGCGCGTACCCAGCTTTTTCTTCTGCCTAAAAAGGGAGCGCCTATTCTTGCTAAGTTGCTTGATTCTGCGGTAAGTAATGCAAAGAATGCCGGTTTACAGGAAGCAGGGTTGTTTATAAAAACAATTTTCGTGGATCCCGGACCGATGTTCAAGCGATCCTTGCCGCGCGCGCATGGGCGCGCTACCGTTCTTCGTAAGCGTACAAGCCATATCCGACTTATATTGGGAGAAAAGGAATAA
- a CDS encoding 30S ribosomal protein S19 has translation MSRSIKKGPYIDEKLLKKISHIAPGSKAVIKTWARNSTISPEMVGHTFGVHNGKDHIAVLISEEMVGHRLGEFSPTRKFVRHGGKIQKAQDVRAKSGK, from the coding sequence ATGTCACGAAGTATCAAAAAAGGTCCTTATATTGATGAGAAATTATTAAAGAAAATTTCTCATATAGCACCCGGCTCCAAGGCTGTTATTAAGACGTGGGCGCGGAACAGTACGATTAGCCCGGAAATGGTTGGCCATACGTTCGGGGTGCATAATGGAAAGGATCATATTGCGGTGCTTATTAGTGAAGAGATGGTGGGACATAGATTGGGAGAATTTAGTCCCACCCGCAAATTTGTGCGTCATGGCGGAAAAATACAAAAGGCGCAGGACGTAAGAGCTAAATCCGGTAAATAG
- the rpmC gene encoding 50S ribosomal protein L29 has protein sequence MNVKELREKKSADLVKLAREKQEELQKLRFSMAGGKGKSGENVRSLRRTIARIQTVIKEGV, from the coding sequence ATGAATGTAAAGGAGTTACGGGAAAAAAAATCCGCTGATCTTGTGAAACTTGCCAGGGAAAAGCAGGAAGAGCTTCAGAAACTGCGTTTTAGTATGGCGGGGGGAAAGGGAAAGAGCGGTGAAAATGTACGTTCTTTACGTCGTACTATCGCACGCATTCAGACCGTTATCAAAGAAGGAGTATAA
- a CDS encoding 50S ribosomal protein L23 produces the protein MALFGSKKEEQSTDLGKEKKPKNNSGAKKSVTKKEVKYAAPARKDFTVLKSPLITEKAARLGEQGTYTFKVDTAANKIEIRSAVEKMYKVEVETVRTVRVPGHTIRRGRITGWHPGYKKAMVTLQEGHKIEIV, from the coding sequence ATGGCACTGTTTGGATCAAAAAAAGAGGAGCAAAGTACGGATTTGGGAAAAGAAAAAAAGCCCAAGAATAATTCTGGTGCAAAAAAATCCGTTACTAAAAAGGAGGTAAAGTATGCGGCACCCGCACGAAAAGACTTTACCGTTTTAAAATCTCCTCTTATCACCGAAAAGGCGGCACGTTTGGGAGAGCAGGGAACGTATACATTTAAAGTGGATACCGCCGCTAATAAAATAGAGATTCGTAGTGCGGTGGAAAAGATGTACAAAGTGGAAGTGGAAACCGTTCGCACGGTACGCGTTCCCGGACATACCATACGTCGCGGGCGTATAACCGGATGGCATCCCGGATATAAGAAAGCTATGGTTACCTTACAAGAAGGTCATAAGATTGAGATTGTATAA
- the rplC gene encoding 50S ribosomal protein L3, protein MMKILLGTKWEMTQVFTDDGRAHSATLVRVVPNEVTALRTKEKDGYEAVQVRAGKATREFRADKPGRKREITFAVGDMIDVSSFEEGEKITISAISKGKGFQGGVKRHGFHGASKTHGTKHAHRQPGSIGAGGVQKVLKGQKMAGRMGSDRVTIGGTRVVKIFPEEHMIAIKGGIPGNRGSVVEIRT, encoded by the coding sequence ATTATGAAAATACTTTTGGGTACAAAATGGGAAATGACACAAGTATTTACCGACGATGGTCGGGCGCATTCCGCTACGCTTGTTCGCGTTGTACCAAATGAGGTTACTGCCCTACGCACAAAAGAAAAAGATGGGTATGAGGCTGTGCAGGTTCGTGCCGGAAAAGCTACGCGTGAGTTTCGTGCTGATAAGCCGGGACGCAAACGGGAAATTACGTTTGCCGTAGGGGATATGATAGATGTTTCTTCTTTCGAGGAGGGAGAAAAGATAACCATTAGTGCCATATCAAAAGGAAAAGGATTTCAGGGAGGCGTAAAGCGTCATGGATTTCATGGAGCTTCAAAAACTCACGGAACGAAACATGCTCACAGACAACCGGGATCGATTGGCGCAGGAGGTGTACAAAAAGTTCTGAAAGGTCAGAAAATGGCAGGACGTATGGGATCGGACCGCGTCACTATAGGTGGTACGAGGGTAGTGAAGATATTCCCTGAGGAGCATATGATTGCTATAAAAGGAGGTATTCCCGGAAATCGGGGGAGTGTTGTGGAAATTCGCACATAA
- a CDS encoding type Z 30S ribosomal protein S14, with protein sequence MAKTSVIARSEKRPKFVTRIVRRCFRCGRKHGYMREFDLCRICFRELASRGEIPGVKKSSW encoded by the coding sequence ATGGCAAAGACATCAGTCATAGCACGATCGGAAAAAAGACCCAAGTTTGTAACACGAATCGTACGAAGATGTTTTCGTTGTGGTCGTAAACATGGATACATGCGCGAATTTGATCTTTGTCGCATTTGTTTCCGCGAACTTGCCTCGCGCGGTGAAATACCAGGCGTTAAAAAATCATCATGGTAA
- a CDS encoding 50S ribosomal protein L18, giving the protein MNNQTNKRIHRHKRVRATVRGISSRPRLSVYRSNRSLYVQLIDDGAGKTLMAAHSRDGVSAKTKTDRAGEVGRIIAEKAKKHNITHVVFDRGGYRYHGRIKAVADAARAAGLVF; this is encoded by the coding sequence ATGAATAATCAAACAAACAAGCGTATACATAGACATAAGCGAGTACGGGCAACGGTGCGAGGCATATCTTCGCGCCCGCGTCTTTCGGTGTATCGATCAAATCGCTCATTGTATGTTCAGCTTATTGATGATGGTGCCGGAAAAACGCTTATGGCGGCGCACAGCAGGGATGGTGTATCAGCAAAAACAAAAACGGATCGCGCCGGGGAGGTTGGACGCATAATTGCGGAAAAGGCAAAAAAGCATAACATTACGCACGTGGTATTTGATAGAGGAGGATACAGGTACCATGGACGGATAAAGGCGGTAGCGGATGCGGCGCGCGCCGCAGGACTTGTTTTTTAG
- a CDS encoding 30S ribosomal protein S10, with the protein MAVKREDDKQRLRIRIRGYDHKIIDSSLRQIVDTATRYGAEVAGPLPLPTEVRKYTVNRSTFVHKNAREQFEMRVHKRLIDILNPVPKIIDALTNLNLPAGVDIEIKMG; encoded by the coding sequence ATGGCAGTAAAGCGCGAAGATGACAAACAGCGGCTCCGTATTCGTATTAGAGGATATGATCATAAGATTATTGACTCGAGCTTACGGCAGATCGTAGATACCGCAACGCGATATGGAGCAGAAGTGGCAGGTCCTCTTCCTCTTCCTACCGAGGTGCGCAAATATACGGTTAATCGTTCGACGTTTGTTCACAAAAATGCACGGGAACAGTTCGAAATGCGCGTGCATAAGCGTCTTATCGATATATTGAATCCCGTACCGAAGATTATCGACGCGCTTACGAATTTAAACTTACCCGCAGGAGTTGATATTGAAATAAAGATGGGATAA
- a CDS encoding 50S ribosomal protein L16 has protein sequence MLVPKKVKHRKWQRGRSRGVETRGTTLAFGSFGLKALEPRWINSRQIESARRAMTRHMQRGGKLWIRIFPDKPITKRPPETTLGGGKGAPDHYVFPVRPGRILFEIDGVSEDIARAAFNRANAKLPIKTKVIIK, from the coding sequence ATGTTAGTCCCCAAAAAAGTAAAACATAGAAAATGGCAAAGAGGCCGGTCACGCGGCGTGGAAACACGAGGCACCACTCTTGCGTTTGGATCTTTCGGGCTTAAAGCATTGGAGCCGCGGTGGATTAATTCGCGTCAGATTGAATCAGCCAGGCGCGCCATGACACGTCATATGCAACGGGGAGGTAAATTATGGATCCGTATATTTCCCGACAAGCCCATTACAAAGCGTCCTCCCGAAACGACGCTCGGAGGAGGAAAGGGTGCTCCTGATCACTATGTGTTTCCGGTTCGTCCGGGAAGAATACTATTTGAAATAGACGGTGTTTCCGAGGATATAGCGCGCGCGGCGTTTAATCGGGCGAATGCAAAGTTGCCGATTAAAACAAAAGTTATTATTAAATAA
- the rpsC gene encoding 30S ribosomal protein S3 yields MTHVAHPYGLRLGIINDWRSRWFDKRAYRRHLKVDTLLREFLWKELKGILVDSIDIERSPRIIHIIISTSQPGILIGRGGEGAEKLKEKIRTFVARVEFRSALVEKRRGLDAIEKKEKGKLNVKLTIEEVRSPESRASIVAQMVVQELERRMSFRRVLKNTLEKVMTQKDVEGVKVSVKGRLDGAEMGRHEWLRKGRIPLQTLRADIDYASRTARLPYGAIGVKVWIYRGDIFDKDKKE; encoded by the coding sequence ATGACACACGTTGCTCATCCATACGGACTCAGATTAGGTATTATAAATGATTGGCGATCACGCTGGTTTGACAAGCGCGCATATCGCCGGCATCTGAAAGTAGATACACTTCTTCGGGAGTTTTTATGGAAAGAGCTTAAGGGTATTTTGGTGGATTCCATCGATATCGAACGCTCTCCGCGTATTATCCATATTATTATAAGCACAAGCCAGCCGGGTATTCTTATTGGAAGAGGAGGAGAGGGAGCCGAAAAACTCAAAGAAAAAATACGCACATTTGTGGCAAGGGTTGAATTTCGTTCTGCTCTTGTGGAAAAACGTCGCGGACTTGATGCTATAGAAAAGAAAGAGAAGGGTAAATTAAATGTGAAATTAACAATTGAAGAAGTACGGTCGCCAGAATCACGTGCATCTATTGTGGCCCAAATGGTAGTTCAGGAGCTAGAGCGTCGTATGTCATTTCGCCGTGTTCTTAAAAACACCCTTGAAAAAGTTATGACCCAAAAAGATGTGGAGGGCGTGAAGGTATCGGTAAAGGGACGCCTCGACGGAGCTGAAATGGGTCGTCACGAATGGCTTAGAAAAGGGCGTATTCCGCTTCAGACATTGCGTGCCGATATCGATTACGCATCCCGCACGGCGCGATTACCCTACGGTGCTATCGGCGTTAAGGTGTGGATTTATCGAGGAGATATTTTTGATAAAGATAAGAAAGAATAA
- the tuf gene encoding elongation factor Tu, giving the protein MAAEKFERSKPHVNVGTIGHVDHGKTTLTAAILHSLNLDGQKVKLEKIDEIDKAPEEKKRGITIALHHSEYESATRHYAHIDAPGHADYIKNMITGAAQMDGAVLVVSAVDGPMPQTREHILLARQVGVPSIVVFINKVDMVSDPELIDLVEEEIRELLTKYEFPGDTTPVIRGSGLKALEATSVDDEYVQKVLELIKTLDEYIPEPVRETEKPFLMPVEDVFSIEGRGTVCTGRVERGKVKVNEEIEIVGIRPTQKTVVTGIEMFNKSLDEGIAGDNTGLLLRGLKKEDVERGQVLAKPGSITPHTEFDAEVYILTKEEGGRHTPFFNGYKPQFYIRTTDVTGDVTLPEGTEMVMPGDTITFKVKLISPIALEEKQRFAIREGGHTVGAGVVTKIDK; this is encoded by the coding sequence ATGGCAGCAGAAAAATTTGAGAGGTCAAAACCTCACGTTAATGTAGGTACCATTGGTCACGTGGATCATGGAAAAACAACGCTAACCGCGGCAATTTTGCATTCTCTTAATCTTGACGGACAGAAGGTTAAGCTTGAGAAAATTGATGAGATTGACAAGGCGCCGGAGGAAAAAAAGCGCGGTATTACCATTGCGCTCCATCACTCCGAATATGAATCGGCAACACGTCACTATGCGCATATTGATGCACCGGGACACGCTGATTATATTAAGAACATGATTACCGGAGCGGCCCAAATGGACGGAGCTGTCTTAGTGGTATCTGCTGTGGATGGTCCTATGCCGCAAACTCGTGAGCATATTCTTTTAGCGCGTCAGGTTGGTGTGCCGTCCATTGTGGTGTTTATTAATAAGGTGGATATGGTTTCCGATCCGGAATTAATAGATCTCGTAGAAGAGGAAATACGGGAATTGCTCACAAAATATGAATTTCCTGGAGACACAACGCCGGTTATTCGCGGATCTGGTCTGAAGGCACTTGAAGCAACTTCTGTGGATGATGAATATGTACAGAAGGTACTTGAGCTTATCAAAACGCTTGATGAATATATTCCGGAACCGGTACGCGAAACGGAAAAGCCGTTTCTTATGCCGGTGGAGGATGTATTCTCCATTGAAGGACGCGGTACGGTATGTACGGGTCGTGTTGAGCGTGGGAAAGTAAAGGTAAACGAAGAAATCGAAATTGTTGGTATTCGTCCGACACAAAAGACGGTTGTTACCGGTATTGAGATGTTTAACAAATCTCTTGATGAGGGTATTGCGGGAGATAACACGGGTCTTCTTTTGCGCGGTCTTAAAAAGGAAGATGTAGAGCGCGGACAAGTACTTGCAAAGCCGGGTAGTATTACGCCACACACTGAATTTGATGCGGAGGTATATATTCTTACCAAAGAAGAAGGAGGTCGTCATACACCGTTCTTCAACGGATACAAGCCACAGTTTTACATTCGTACCACAGACGTAACGGGAGACGTAACTTTGCCGGAAGGCACGGAAATGGTTATGCCCGGAGATACGATAACATTTAAGGTAAAACTTATTTCCCCGATTGCTCTTGAAGAAAAACAGCGATTCGCAATTCGAGAGGGAGGACATACAGTGGGTGCCGGTGTAGTAACAAAAATAGATAAATAG
- a CDS encoding 50S ribosomal protein L2, with translation MKKYKPTSPGRRGMTVMERTFLTKKDPEKNLTFGFRRAVGRNNAGRITTRHKGGGHKRLYRLIDFYQDKYDIPARIVSNEYDPNRTTFIALVCYADGEKRYILLPQQTEVGDQIIASETAEIKPGNRTMLKSVPVGTSVYNIEVKPGTGGKMVRAAGVGAEVIAQDGGYTSLKMPSKEIRKVLNTCWASIGKLSGEEHRFVTLGKAGRSRWLGIRPTVRGSAMNPVDHPFGGGEGKTQRGMKRPKNKWGKGIRGVKTRNKKKYSNALILQRRKK, from the coding sequence ATGAAAAAGTATAAACCAACATCACCGGGAAGGCGTGGTATGACGGTAATGGAGCGCACATTCCTTACAAAAAAAGATCCTGAAAAGAATCTTACGTTTGGTTTTCGGCGCGCAGTGGGAAGAAATAATGCCGGACGTATAACAACGCGTCATAAAGGAGGGGGTCATAAGCGATTATATCGACTGATTGACTTTTATCAGGATAAGTATGATATTCCGGCGCGGATTGTTTCGAATGAATATGATCCCAATCGTACGACCTTTATTGCGCTTGTGTGCTATGCCGATGGAGAAAAGCGCTATATTCTTCTTCCTCAACAAACGGAAGTTGGCGATCAGATTATAGCTTCCGAAACGGCAGAAATAAAACCGGGTAATCGTACTATGTTAAAAAGTGTTCCGGTGGGAACGTCAGTGTACAATATTGAAGTGAAACCGGGTACGGGCGGCAAGATGGTACGGGCGGCAGGTGTGGGAGCCGAGGTAATTGCTCAGGACGGGGGATATACATCCCTTAAAATGCCTTCCAAGGAAATACGAAAGGTTTTAAATACATGCTGGGCGTCCATCGGAAAGCTTTCGGGAGAAGAACATCGGTTTGTTACCCTCGGAAAGGCAGGACGTTCCCGATGGTTGGGTATTCGTCCTACTGTACGTGGATCTGCTATGAATCCGGTTGATCATCCGTTTGGAGGAGGAGAGGGTAAGACACAGCGCGGTATGAAGCGACCGAAGAATAAATGGGGTAAGGGCATTCGCGGTGTAAAAACGCGTAATAAAAAGAAATATTCAAACGCACTTATACTCCAGCGAAGAAAGAAATAA